Proteins encoded in a region of the Mucispirillum schaedleri ASF457 genome:
- a CDS encoding GPW/gp25 family protein, with amino-acid sequence MGFIDKIVHKLDDQYNGIEYRNDKITEIKKNIEALLNTNPDDCMSITNSGFNNENNHSIESSELCNAIISKIENLIYEYEKRVIVTSASYDNSNMPWKLSIDLQCHLLNDKFNEFHIIIDFSNNRYCEVI; translated from the coding sequence ATGGGCTTTATTGATAAAATAGTGCATAAACTTGATGACCAGTATAATGGCATTGAATATAGAAATGATAAAATTACAGAAATTAAAAAGAATATAGAAGCACTGCTTAATACAAATCCTGATGACTGTATGAGTATCACAAACTCAGGGTTTAATAATGAAAATAATCATTCTATTGAATCTAGTGAGTTATGTAATGCAATCATATCAAAAATAGAAAATTTAATTTATGAATATGAAAAAAGAGTTATAGTTACATCTGCCAGCTATGATAACAGCAATATGCCGTGGAAACTATCTATTGATTTACAGTGCCATTTATTAAATGATAAATTTAATGAGTTTCATATTATAATTGATTTTTCAAATAACAGGTATTGTGAGGTTATTTGA
- the tssF gene encoding type VI secretion system baseplate subunit TssF, producing the protein MNNNSHILYYHKEIDELAKARQQFIERFPKLAPFLSNTSKDPDIERLIENFAILTSKIKMELDQNIPSIAESLINIIAPNYTASIPAMCMQEFNLNSNAEINSLIIPKGANVFAKQINNVSCQFTTVYDLYLYPIKITDVLLQSISKFQSMSLRIESYKDDANISDMNITKLNLYLGSDIYLATSLLMWFFNYLHEIIIINPDNNEEYRLPVQNLNTMGFDDKESIFARRNTGIEAFSLMQEYFFIPDKFNMVTIDKLDMLKYFNGKSFIIKFIFTKNLPSFCIPRADHFSFGITPVINLFETSTVPMKNDINKDGFRLSISKTYDKYYNILEVISVFSSTSVRGKRYLKNYNNFERFEFLREDDMPDFFTTSRKKDINGDEYTYLTLYDSSILMSNDHETISVNALCCNGTLPEELQIGDINRFDNQNISTTNITLPTKLYKAAVDGTILWKLVSVLSLNYQTMTNRTSFLAVLHAYDFTLGKNDNVSEKLRDAVKNIKSKTVYRMINGIPKKGTLCIIDIDDSLFYCIGEVYRLGLILAKFFSSFASINSFCELQINCITANTVLDYFPTEGRKSNI; encoded by the coding sequence ATGAATAACAACAGTCATATATTATATTATCATAAAGAAATAGATGAACTTGCAAAAGCAAGACAGCAGTTTATAGAGCGGTTTCCAAAACTTGCACCATTTTTATCTAACACAAGTAAAGATCCTGATATTGAAAGGCTGATAGAAAATTTTGCAATACTTACATCTAAAATAAAAATGGAATTAGACCAAAATATTCCTTCTATTGCAGAATCACTTATAAATATTATTGCACCTAACTATACTGCATCTATACCAGCTATGTGTATGCAGGAATTTAATTTAAACAGCAATGCTGAAATAAACAGTCTGATAATACCAAAAGGTGCTAATGTATTTGCAAAACAGATAAATAATGTATCCTGCCAGTTTACTACCGTATATGACTTATATTTATACCCGATAAAGATTACTGATGTATTGCTGCAAAGCATAAGTAAATTTCAAAGTATGTCTTTAAGAATAGAGTCATATAAAGATGATGCAAATATTTCTGATATGAATATTACAAAATTAAATTTATATCTAGGCAGTGATATTTATTTAGCCACCTCACTTTTAATGTGGTTTTTTAACTATCTTCATGAAATAATTATTATTAATCCTGATAATAATGAAGAATACAGACTGCCTGTGCAGAATTTAAACACTATGGGTTTTGATGATAAAGAAAGTATATTTGCTAGAAGAAACACTGGCATAGAAGCATTTTCACTAATGCAGGAATATTTTTTTATACCAGATAAGTTTAATATGGTAACAATAGACAAACTTGATATGCTAAAATATTTTAATGGTAAAAGTTTTATAATAAAATTTATTTTTACAAAAAATCTGCCTTCATTCTGCATACCTCGTGCAGACCATTTTAGCTTTGGTATTACACCTGTTATAAATCTTTTTGAAACATCAACAGTGCCAATGAAAAATGATATAAATAAAGATGGTTTCAGGCTTTCTATAAGCAAAACTTATGATAAATATTATAATATACTAGAAGTTATATCAGTATTCAGCAGCACCAGCGTTCGTGGTAAAAGATATTTGAAAAATTATAATAATTTTGAACGATTTGAGTTTTTAAGAGAAGATGATATGCCAGATTTTTTTACCACTTCAAGAAAAAAAGATATTAACGGTGATGAATATACATATCTTACACTGTATGACAGTTCCATATTAATGTCAAATGACCATGAAACAATATCTGTAAATGCATTATGCTGTAATGGAACTTTACCTGAAGAATTACAGATTGGAGATATTAACAGATTTGATAATCAAAATATATCTACAACAAATATTACACTTCCTACAAAACTTTATAAAGCAGCAGTAGATGGCACTATTTTATGGAAACTTGTATCGGTATTATCACTTAATTACCAAACTATGACAAACAGAACATCTTTTTTAGCTGTGCTTCATGCTTATGATTTTACACTTGGAAAAAATGATAATGTATCAGAAAAACTTCGTGATGCTGTAAAAAATATAAAATCAAAAACTGTTTATAGAATGATAAATGGTATCCCTAAAAAGGGCACATTGTGTATTATTGATATAGATGATTCATTATTTTACTGTATAGGAGAAGTTTATAGACTAGGATTAATCCTTGCTAAGTTTTTTTCATCTTTCGCCTCTATTAACTCTTTTTGTGAACTGCAAATAAATTGTATTACAGCTAATACAGTGTTAGATTACTTCCCAACAGAAGGCAGGAAATCTAATATATGA
- the tssG gene encoding type VI secretion system baseplate subunit TssG produces the protein MSSNLQYKYFYKTVKNLLKNYQRDDILFRTNSSLGHPNKEIESITTIDRKQQGAEKLTLEVMINFLGIQGSSSQLPSYILEKLALNDDGGDGWSLLFDFFNNYITWIFYDVVSMGSYAKSFNYNLDDNISNILLSFLGIKNKDTAKTYLPFAPLIVNLRRPKKQIERILQITFNLKDRLTIIENLPHHIPVISSQQNYLGIKNCQLGKNFIIGKSVCSYQTKIGILIDNLEYDEALNFFPTGSKFKMLKNSIAFLTNNEFAIDLYLKIKYKSKMALKLGKTGVRLGWGSTLGQSKSSSYIMQIPLNE, from the coding sequence ATGAGCAGTAATTTACAGTATAAATATTTCTATAAAACTGTTAAAAATCTTCTTAAAAATTATCAAAGAGATGATATACTGTTTAGAACAAACTCATCACTTGGGCATCCTAATAAAGAAATAGAGAGTATAACTACTATTGATAGAAAACAACAGGGAGCAGAAAAACTTACTCTTGAAGTAATGATAAACTTTTTAGGTATTCAAGGATCTTCTTCCCAACTGCCAAGCTATATATTAGAAAAACTAGCTTTAAATGATGATGGCGGTGATGGATGGAGCTTATTGTTTGATTTCTTTAATAATTATATAACATGGATATTTTATGATGTAGTATCTATGGGTAGTTATGCAAAATCATTTAACTATAATCTAGATGATAATATTTCTAATATACTGTTATCATTTTTAGGTATTAAAAATAAAGATACAGCAAAAACTTACCTGCCATTTGCTCCATTAATAGTTAATTTAAGACGACCTAAAAAGCAGATAGAAAGAATATTACAGATAACATTTAATCTAAAAGACAGGCTTACAATTATTGAAAATCTTCCACATCATATCCCTGTAATATCTTCTCAGCAGAATTATCTTGGCATTAAAAACTGTCAGCTTGGAAAAAACTTTATCATTGGCAAAAGTGTATGTTCTTATCAAACAAAAATAGGCATATTAATAGATAATCTTGAATATGACGAAGCCCTTAATTTCTTTCCCACTGGCTCTAAATTTAAAATGCTTAAAAACAGTATAGCTTTTCTTACAAATAATGAATTTGCAATAGACTTATATCTAAAAATCAAATATAAATCAAAAATGGCTTTAAAATTAGGCAAAACTGGTGTCCGTCTAGGCTGGGGCTCTACACTAGGACAATCTAAAAGCTCAAGCTATATTATGCAAATACCACTTAATGAATAA
- a CDS encoding polymorphic toxin type 44 domain-containing protein — MYVNKTGEIFESKISNGRSLYVINVENEAEYLYNKDPELCLKGNPKDDNIRKLYTFGIKIEADNYDNNFNYFSYGIAGLKWLKINITTALKVKETDDNKKEKELSLKEACKEIIDKYKNNPLEIDFASFSTDKIEVTGNVSIIAASNSEVKKACDLKEYRYQGSIVYNKDKNIYYYVLNNSEQECAVILCPFIERAVLEQGKYIQLGFDAVDVANYMAGEIENNLKSTQAQDIKSILHQYESKSSLFIKNMLNSSNELIINYKDKNDDADIYFGKCVEPNSIWDHKWQLSALFPSMGLSRRYHHIYNNIDIFYDTWSNIHFGFIGTYVGYSQEKLLNGAGEAQKISDQHLIGKIIYLALGYRTNYVNGAKYDNDIDGHLICKGVELFLTKNSNITAHDLLNAVSNAYKRF; from the coding sequence ATGTATGTAAATAAAACAGGAGAAATATTTGAGAGCAAAATAAGCAATGGCAGGTCATTATATGTTATCAATGTTGAAAATGAAGCAGAATATTTATACAATAAAGACCCAGAATTATGCTTGAAAGGTAATCCAAAAGATGATAATATTAGAAAACTATATACTTTTGGTATAAAAATAGAAGCCGACAATTATGATAATAATTTCAACTATTTTTCATATGGTATAGCAGGTTTGAAATGGTTAAAAATAAACATTACAACAGCCTTAAAAGTAAAAGAAACAGATGACAATAAGAAAGAGAAAGAATTATCATTAAAAGAAGCCTGTAAAGAAATAATAGATAAATATAAAAATAATCCGTTAGAAATAGATTTTGCATCCTTTAGCACAGATAAAATAGAAGTTACTGGTAATGTTAGTATTATAGCAGCATCTAATAGTGAAGTAAAAAAAGCATGCGATTTAAAAGAATATAGGTATCAAGGAAGTATCGTATATAATAAAGATAAAAATATTTATTATTATGTGCTAAATAATAGCGAGCAGGAATGTGCAGTTATCTTATGCCCATTTATAGAAAGGGCAGTATTAGAACAAGGCAAATATATTCAACTTGGCTTTGATGCTGTTGATGTAGCAAATTATATGGCAGGGGAAATTGAAAATAATTTGAAGAGTACACAAGCTCAAGATATTAAGAGTATTTTACATCAATATGAATCTAAAAGTAGTTTATTTATTAAAAATATGCTTAATAGTTCTAATGAATTAATTATAAATTATAAAGATAAAAATGATGATGCTGATATTTATTTTGGTAAATGTGTTGAGCCTAATAGTATATGGGACCATAAGTGGCAGTTATCAGCCTTATTTCCAAGTATGGGTTTATCAAGACGCTACCATCATATATATAATAATATTGATATTTTTTATGATACTTGGTCAAATATTCATTTTGGTTTTATAGGAACTTATGTTGGTTATAGTCAGGAAAAATTATTAAATGGGGCAGGGGAAGCACAAAAAATATCTGATCAACACTTGATTGGTAAAATAATATATTTGGCTTTAGGCTATCGTACTAATTATGTGAATGGTGCTAAATATGATAACGATATAGATGGTCATTTGATATGCAAGGGTGTTGAATTATTCTTGACTAAAAATAGCAATATTACAGCACATGATTTATTAAATGCAGTTAGTAATGCTTATAAAAGGTTTTAA
- a CDS encoding polymorphic toxin type 44 domain-containing protein, whose protein sequence is MFYEAVKTDSFWDHKWQLSALFPSMGLSRRYHHVYIDKEIPYDAWSNIHFGVIGKYCRFSENTLLVGADVAQKWSNRGFSKIEQKQWLKGDTICDKVAIKLGFSIYDECIKGILINAYNILSYVVNDNVFKYYFQNGECPDE, encoded by the coding sequence ATGTTTTATGAAGCAGTTAAAACAGATAGTTTTTGGGACCATAAGTGGCAGTTATCAGCCTTATTTCCAAGTATGGGTTTATCAAGGCGTTATCATCATGTATATATAGATAAAGAAATCCCATATGATGCTTGGTCAAATATACATTTTGGTGTAATAGGTAAATACTGTCGTTTTAGTGAAAACACATTATTAGTTGGAGCAGATGTGGCTCAGAAGTGGTCTAATAGAGGATTTTCTAAAATAGAACAAAAGCAATGGCTTAAAGGCGATACTATATGCGATAAAGTGGCTATAAAATTAGGTTTCTCTATATATGATGAATGCATAAAAGGCATTTTAATAAATGCTTATAATATATTATCATATGTAGTTAATGATAATGTTTTTAAATATTATTTTCAAAATGGAGAGTGTCCAGATGAATAA
- a CDS encoding polymorphic toxin type 44 domain-containing protein: protein MKGYNFYIIFPDKKPIFNKLYLSEKYTSYYGRSLYVINVENEAEYLYNKDPELGLKCNPKDDNIRKLYTFGIKIEADNYDNNFNHFSYGIAGLKWLKITIRTDLKSNYKKEDDNNREIWELSLKEACKEIIDKYKNNPLDIDFASFSTDKIEVTGNVSVIAASNSEVKKACDLKEYRYQGSIVYNKDKNIYYYVLNNSEQECAVILCPFIDNPVLKQGKYIQLGFDAVDVGNYMAREIENNLLHLQCSDYVLTYWKVDTDNCWDHKWQLSALFPSMGLSRRYHHVYRDKEIPYDVWANIHFGVIGSKINPSDFILLKGAGTEQVISDIKKYKNNINIKDTTIRLLEMSGDYGDNEGDIEAIKIGIQVSKNYEIKTVDIIANQILIILQTYSRTQRR from the coding sequence TTGAAAGGATATAATTTTTATATAATCTTTCCTGATAAAAAACCGATATTTAATAAGCTTTACTTATCAGAAAAATATACATCCTATTATGGCAGGTCATTATATGTTATCAATGTTGAAAATGAAGCAGAATATTTATACAATAAAGACCCAGAATTAGGCTTGAAATGTAATCCAAAAGATGATAATATTAGAAAACTATATACTTTTGGTATAAAAATAGAAGCCGACAATTATGATAATAATTTCAACCATTTTTCATATGGTATAGCAGGTTTGAAATGGTTAAAAATCACTATACGAACAGATTTAAAATCAAATTACAAGAAAGAAGATGATAATAATAGAGAAATATGGGAATTATCGTTAAAAGAAGCCTGCAAAGAAATAATAGATAAATATAAAAATAATCCATTAGATATAGATTTTGCATCCTTTAGCACAGATAAAATAGAAGTTACAGGTAATGTGAGTGTTATAGCAGCATCTAATAGTGAAGTAAAAAAAGCATGCGATTTAAAAGAATATAGGTATCAAGGAAGTATTGTATATAATAAAGATAAAAATATTTATTATTATGTGCTAAATAATAGCGAGCAGGAATGTGCAGTTATCTTATGTCCATTTATAGATAATCCTGTATTAAAACAAGGTAAATATATTCAGCTTGGTTTTGATGCTGTTGATGTAGGAAACTATATGGCAAGAGAAATTGAAAATAATTTATTGCATTTACAGTGTTCAGATTATGTACTTACATACTGGAAAGTTGATACAGATAACTGTTGGGACCATAAGTGGCAATTATCAGCTTTATTTCCAAGTATGGGCTTATCAAGGCGTTATCATCATGTATATAGAGATAAAGAAATCCCATATGATGTATGGGCAAATATACATTTTGGAGTGATTGGTAGTAAAATAAACCCTTCTGACTTTATATTATTAAAAGGTGCTGGAACTGAACAAGTTATTTCAGATATTAAGAAATATAAGAACAATATTAATATAAAAGATACCACTATAAGACTTTTAGAAATGAGTGGTGATTACGGAGATAATGAAGGTGATATAGAAGCTATTAAAATAGGTATTCAAGTCTCAAAAAATTATGAAATAAAAACAGTTGATATTATTGCTAATCAGATACTAATTATTTTACAAACATATAGTAGAACACAAAGAAGGTGA
- a CDS encoding IS30 family transposase, which produces MEFLNSDLSVRKEYSAYYSLNIRQGLMSKTGRKLQYNIEYGLLDYIQSKLDEKYSPDVISGELRHQCISTISTQTIYNYISLGLLESIEYRKYTKQCKSNPRTAYNNTRGRSIDERPFELKERLYGNWEMDTVVGKQGSKSALLVLTERVSRFEIIIKLRNKTQKSIIAALDKLERKYKDKFSLIFKSITVDNGVEFLDMAGLEKSVYDKVSKRTTIYYAHPYCSWERGSNENNNKLIRKFIKKKTDIKNFSAAYIKKIQDWMNNYPRKLFNYKSANDIFYENLNNCLKCCNRF; this is translated from the coding sequence GTGGAATTTCTCAACAGTGACTTGAGTGTAAGGAAAGAATATAGTGCATACTATTCTCTAAATATAAGGCAAGGTTTAATGAGTAAAACAGGTAGGAAATTACAATATAACATTGAATATGGCTTATTAGACTATATACAGAGTAAGTTAGATGAGAAGTATTCCCCAGATGTTATATCTGGAGAGTTAAGGCATCAGTGTATATCAACAATAAGTACCCAAACAATATATAACTATATATCATTAGGACTATTAGAAAGTATAGAATATAGAAAATATACTAAACAATGTAAAAGTAATCCACGAACAGCCTATAATAATACACGCGGCAGAAGTATAGACGAACGACCATTTGAACTGAAAGAGCGACTATATGGCAATTGGGAGATGGATACAGTGGTGGGCAAACAAGGCAGTAAATCAGCCTTACTGGTGCTTACAGAACGAGTATCACGGTTTGAAATAATAATCAAATTAAGAAATAAAACACAGAAAAGTATAATAGCAGCATTAGATAAGTTAGAAAGAAAGTATAAAGATAAATTCAGCTTAATATTTAAGAGCATAACAGTAGATAATGGTGTAGAATTTTTAGATATGGCAGGTTTAGAAAAATCAGTGTATGATAAAGTATCTAAACGAACAACTATTTATTATGCTCACCCTTATTGCTCTTGGGAGAGGGGAAGTAATGAGAATAATAATAAACTTATAAGGAAATTTATTAAAAAGAAAACTGATATTAAAAACTTTTCAGCTGCTTATATTAAAAAAATACAAGACTGGATGAATAATTATCCTAGAAAATTATTTAATTATAAATCGGCTAATGATATATTTTATGAGAACTTAAACAACTGCTTAAAATGTTGCAATCGTTTTTAG
- a CDS encoding ATP-binding protein, with amino-acid sequence MKRIIVCIKNKAFLERLESFCQEEKIAIHVISSLEELDSEPFIVIITDQKDLAEAFSTAGKTCVITNDKMPNHVYCLKECFNHIHLRLLVDIILHGALLTNYYTALMPNVFHKEYTISNDFFNIDRLVYAMTAEFLLFFKCSELEKMRVGISEMLTNSIEHGNLEITADEKFKATEEGTYYDLLNERLSNKTMAERTTHINIDIRDNILTVTITDQGKGFDTTKLPDPTDKECLLKLHGRGIFITRMYFSKIKYNEKGNEVTLIKILQ; translated from the coding sequence ATGAAAAGAATAATAGTATGTATCAAAAATAAAGCATTTTTAGAAAGACTAGAATCTTTTTGTCAGGAAGAAAAGATTGCTATTCATGTTATCTCTTCTCTTGAAGAGCTTGACAGCGAGCCATTTATTGTTATCATTACTGACCAAAAAGATTTAGCAGAAGCATTTTCTACAGCAGGTAAAACATGTGTTATTACAAACGATAAAATGCCTAATCATGTATACTGCTTAAAAGAGTGTTTTAACCATATTCACTTACGCCTTTTAGTAGATATTATTCTTCATGGTGCTTTACTTACAAACTATTATACTGCACTTATGCCTAATGTTTTCCATAAAGAATATACAATATCTAACGATTTTTTTAATATAGACAGGCTTGTATATGCTATGACAGCAGAATTTCTGCTGTTTTTTAAATGTTCTGAACTTGAAAAGATGCGTGTAGGAATATCTGAAATGCTTACCAACTCTATTGAGCATGGCAATTTAGAAATCACTGCAGATGAAAAATTTAAAGCTACAGAGGAAGGCACTTATTATGACCTTTTAAACGAAAGGCTTAGTAATAAAACTATGGCAGAAAGAACTACCCACATTAATATTGATATAAGAGATAATATTTTAACCGTTACTATCACAGACCAAGGCAAAGGATTTGATACAACAAAACTGCCAGACCCCACTGATAAAGAATGCCTGTTAAAACTACATGGCAGGGGTATATTTATTACACGAATGTATTTTTCAAAAATCAAATACAATGAAAAAGGCAATGAAGTTACACTTATCAAAATATTACAATAA
- a CDS encoding GNAT family N-acetyltransferase, translated as MIITNIDINDLESIFSIQESVFKEEPLLTGLEYFKHITSRDDLKVYFEKYDFLKAVDDDGSISGLICASENNNTLYIMAVVVKKEKRNKGIGRKLVFAVEHLYSGIRCEIQTPETMPKNSAFYESMGYSIYKKENNANGEQIITFAKLIEAH; from the coding sequence ATGATAATTACAAATATTGATATTAATGATTTAGAAAGTATTTTTTCCATACAAGAAAGCGTGTTTAAAGAAGAACCGCTTTTAACAGGGCTTGAATATTTTAAACATATTACATCTCGTGATGACTTAAAAGTATATTTTGAAAAGTATGATTTTTTAAAAGCAGTAGATGATGACGGCTCTATATCAGGATTAATATGTGCAAGTGAAAATAATAATACATTATATATTATGGCTGTTGTGGTAAAAAAAGAAAAACGAAATAAAGGGATAGGCAGGAAGCTTGTTTTTGCTGTGGAACACCTTTATTCTGGTATCCGCTGCGAAATACAAACACCAGAGACTATGCCTAAAAATTCAGCCTTTTATGAAAGTATGGGATACAGTATTTATAAAAAAGAAAATAATGCAAATGGAGAGCAGATTATTACTTTTGCAAAATTAATAGAAGCACATTAA
- a CDS encoding alpha/beta fold hydrolase, which produces MNEFSINTFDNLKLSMASADINNPKAVVQIVHGLKEHKKRYYDFAAYLKDNGYAVFMSDNRGHGYSINDDYPLGYMADIHLLVKDQYEITKYIKSKYENTPLYMLGHSYGSMIARTYLQNYDAEISKLILSGTVAYNMFVNIGLLLGKVINTLKGEKSSSIILQSIADNDNISWVCSNPETMAQYKSDPFCTGYKYMNVSIINIFKGMKELHNIKAYKCQNPELKILSITGEKDPVTKSEKGISDSILTLKKAGYKNIENIVYKDMLHEVLNEVDKEQVYKDVLDFIEK; this is translated from the coding sequence ATGAATGAATTTTCCATTAATACATTTGATAATCTTAAATTAAGCATGGCTTCTGCAGATATTAATAATCCAAAAGCAGTTGTGCAGATAGTCCACGGTTTAAAAGAGCATAAAAAAAGATATTATGATTTTGCTGCATATCTTAAAGATAATGGATATGCTGTATTTATGTCTGATAACAGAGGACATGGATATTCTATTAATGATGATTATCCATTAGGATATATGGCAGATATTCATTTACTTGTAAAAGACCAGTATGAAATTACAAAATATATAAAATCAAAATATGAAAATACTCCATTATATATGCTCGGTCACTCTTACGGCTCAATGATTGCACGAACATATCTGCAAAACTATGATGCTGAAATCTCAAAGCTGATTTTAAGCGGCACTGTTGCTTATAATATGTTTGTAAATATTGGACTTTTGCTTGGTAAAGTAATCAATACTTTAAAAGGCGAAAAAAGCAGCAGTATAATCCTGCAGAGTATTGCAGATAATGATAATATTTCATGGGTATGCTCAAACCCTGAAACTATGGCACAATATAAATCAGACCCTTTCTGCACAGGATATAAATATATGAATGTATCAATTATTAATATTTTTAAAGGAATGAAAGAACTGCATAATATAAAAGCATATAAATGCCAAAATCCAGAACTAAAAATATTAAGTATTACTGGTGAAAAAGACCCTGTTACAAAAAGTGAAAAAGGTATTTCAGACAGCATTTTAACACTGAAAAAAGCAGGTTATAAAAATATAGAAAATATAGTTTATAAAGATATGCTTCATGAAGTTCTTAATGAAGTAGATAAAGAGCAGGTTTATAAAGATGTGCTTGATTTTATAGAAAAATAA